One Anaerobacillus alkaliphilus genomic region harbors:
- a CDS encoding substrate-binding domain-containing protein, with amino-acid sequence MKARKTWVGFLFALIFLLFLGACSSNETGSNDDKKATNESPKPTTEVKQEEKEVVKIGLLTSLTGALEAYGAQTVKGFELGLEYATNGTMEVAGKKIEFIIEDTETQADVAVQKATRLLEDHKVDFVVGSSSSGDTLAVLPLMEEYKKVMIVEPAVADSITGANWNRYIFRTGRSSSQDAVAGAAAIAKEGVKIATLAQDFAFGRDGVAAFKTAAEALGATLVHEEFADPAGVDFSSNIQRIINAQPDYLFVIWAGANNPWGQLEDMRVQERGIKLSTGAPDIAALRTMEDMIGMEGFTVYHHSLPNNAVNDWLVAEHAKRHNGEMPDLFTPGGFAAAMAIVAALEKTNGNVDTDTLISAMEGMTFETPKGPMTFRPEDHQALQTMYSIRLERKDGFDYPVPVLKRELSPEETAPAIQNNR; translated from the coding sequence ATGAAGGCAAGGAAAACTTGGGTAGGCTTCCTATTTGCACTAATCTTTTTACTTTTTCTAGGGGCATGTAGCTCGAACGAAACAGGAAGTAATGATGACAAGAAAGCAACTAACGAATCGCCGAAACCGACGACTGAAGTGAAGCAAGAGGAGAAAGAAGTTGTCAAGATTGGCTTACTCACATCATTAACTGGGGCACTTGAGGCTTATGGAGCTCAAACGGTGAAAGGTTTTGAGTTAGGACTTGAATATGCGACAAATGGAACTATGGAAGTGGCAGGTAAGAAAATTGAATTTATTATTGAGGATACAGAAACACAAGCGGATGTAGCTGTGCAAAAAGCTACAAGATTACTAGAGGATCATAAAGTAGATTTCGTTGTTGGATCTTCTTCTTCAGGTGATACGTTGGCTGTATTACCGTTAATGGAAGAATACAAAAAGGTTATGATTGTAGAACCAGCAGTAGCAGACAGTATTACAGGTGCTAACTGGAACAGATACATCTTCCGAACTGGTCGTAGTTCATCACAGGATGCTGTTGCAGGTGCGGCAGCAATTGCTAAAGAGGGTGTAAAAATTGCTACATTAGCTCAAGACTTTGCTTTTGGTCGCGATGGGGTAGCTGCATTCAAAACAGCTGCTGAAGCTCTAGGTGCAACTCTCGTTCATGAGGAATTTGCTGATCCAGCTGGTGTTGATTTTTCTTCAAATATCCAACGTATTATTAATGCTCAGCCAGATTATTTATTCGTTATCTGGGCAGGTGCAAACAACCCTTGGGGTCAGTTAGAAGATATGAGAGTTCAAGAAAGAGGAATTAAGTTATCTACAGGAGCTCCAGATATCGCGGCGCTTCGTACAATGGAAGATATGATTGGAATGGAAGGATTTACAGTTTACCATCACAGCTTACCAAACAATGCTGTAAATGATTGGTTAGTAGCAGAGCATGCGAAACGTCATAATGGCGAAATGCCAGACTTATTCACTCCAGGTGGTTTTGCTGCAGCAATGGCAATTGTCGCAGCTCTAGAAAAAACAAATGGAAATGTGGATACGGATACTCTAATTTCAGCTATGGAAGGTATGACGTTTGAGACACCAAAAGGACCAATGACATTCCGCCCTGAAGATCATCAAGCACTGCAAACGATGTATTCAATTAGATTAGAGAGAAAAGATGGTTTTGATTATCCAGTGCCAGTGTTAAAACGTGAGCTTTCTCCAGAAGAGACAGCACCAGCAATTCAAAATAACCGATAA
- a CDS encoding branched-chain amino acid ABC transporter permease, which translates to MEMFINITINGLATGMLIFLLAAGLTLIFGLMDVLNFAHGALFLWGAYAGIWTYTTSGSFIFGIIAAIVACCILGYLLERFIVKPVYGNHIQQILITLGAMLVLSELVKVVWGPNIIHARAPEWLRGSWEIGGIFLIKYRVFIIIVGLIVFAGLLFLLNRTKLGLVVRAGVMDKEMVQALGINIRKVFLFVFILGAGMAGLGGMLFGPYSGVIYAEIGLEYGILAFIVVVIGGMGSVLGSMIAALLVGILGSYAAYFLPEIALAVNFLLMIFILVFKPSGIMGMKEALK; encoded by the coding sequence ATGGAAATGTTTATCAATATTACAATTAACGGGTTAGCTACAGGGATGCTAATCTTTTTATTGGCAGCGGGGTTAACACTAATTTTTGGTTTGATGGATGTCTTAAATTTTGCTCACGGAGCGCTGTTTCTATGGGGAGCTTATGCGGGAATTTGGACGTACACAACGTCAGGAAGCTTTATATTCGGAATTATTGCCGCTATCGTGGCTTGTTGTATCTTAGGTTATTTATTAGAGAGGTTTATTGTAAAGCCTGTGTATGGAAATCATATTCAGCAAATTCTAATTACTTTAGGAGCTATGCTCGTGTTAAGTGAGCTAGTAAAAGTAGTTTGGGGACCAAACATTATTCATGCACGTGCACCGGAATGGTTGCGAGGTAGTTGGGAAATAGGTGGGATTTTTCTAATCAAATATCGTGTTTTTATTATCATCGTTGGGTTAATTGTTTTTGCAGGTTTATTGTTTCTTTTAAACCGTACAAAGCTTGGGCTGGTAGTAAGAGCTGGAGTTATGGATAAAGAGATGGTTCAAGCGTTAGGGATTAACATTCGTAAAGTTTTCTTATTTGTGTTCATTCTTGGTGCTGGGATGGCAGGACTAGGTGGAATGTTGTTTGGTCCTTATTCAGGTGTTATTTACGCAGAAATAGGCTTAGAGTATGGGATCCTGGCCTTTATTGTTGTAGTTATAGGTGGTATGGGTAGTGTTCTAGGATCAATGATAGCTGCTTTGTTAGTTGGAATATTAGGTTCGTATGCAGCTTATTTCCTACCAGAGATTGCTTTAGCAGTTAATTTCCTACTGATGATCTTTATTCTAGTCTTTAAACCTTCTGGAATTATGGGGATGAAGGAGGCATTAAAATGA
- a CDS encoding ABC transporter ATP-binding protein: MTLLKVDNIHTYIQQYHILQGVSFEVHKGEVTVLLGRNGAGKTTTLRSIMGLNPIKSGSITFKGEEVHAWPTHKIANAGIGYVPEDQGIFGALTVEENMKVAMKKKDEATLERMDWILDLFPDLKKFWKKNGGHLSGGQKQMLSIARAYINDNEMLLIDEPSKGLAPIIVEKVMDSIIQMKEKTTVVLVEQNFMMASAIGDRFYIIDDGHSVHNGLMEELKQDEKLKRQYLGIA; encoded by the coding sequence ATGACGCTTCTTAAAGTAGATAATATTCACACATACATTCAACAATATCACATCTTACAAGGTGTTTCCTTTGAGGTCCATAAAGGGGAAGTAACCGTGTTGTTAGGTCGAAACGGTGCTGGGAAAACAACCACGCTTCGATCGATTATGGGGTTAAATCCAATTAAATCAGGAAGTATCACCTTTAAGGGAGAAGAAGTTCACGCTTGGCCGACACATAAGATTGCCAATGCCGGAATTGGTTATGTACCAGAAGATCAAGGAATTTTTGGAGCATTAACCGTAGAAGAAAATATGAAAGTTGCGATGAAGAAAAAAGACGAAGCGACACTAGAGAGAATGGACTGGATCCTTGATTTATTCCCAGATTTAAAGAAGTTTTGGAAAAAGAACGGTGGTCATTTAAGTGGGGGACAAAAGCAAATGCTCTCAATTGCAAGAGCTTATATTAACGACAACGAAATGCTTCTCATTGATGAACCAAGTAAAGGTTTAGCACCAATTATTGTCGAGAAAGTTATGGATTCGATCATTCAAATGAAAGAAAAAACAACGGTTGTTCTAGTAGAACAAAATTTTATGATGGCAAGTGCAATTGGTGACCGCTTCTATATTATTGATGATGGTCATTCTGTACACAACGGGTTAATGGAAGAGTTAAAACAAGATGAAAAATTAAAACGACAATACTTAGGGATTGCTTAA
- a CDS encoding BTAD domain-containing putative transcriptional regulator codes for MLKRYPLIKTKFIPPLIKDTNVYRPELIKKMRRILEVPITLIHSGPGYGKSSSIASFLENQKGPYCWYALSKQEDNFIPFLVHMIYAVQVRYPNFCKGLLEYILKEEIDKVEEEIEFLCSEFINELVTMEEEVIIVLDDIHYLEASVTSIQWLSVLIQYLPKNIHLVLCGRIRPTWDILTRLLVHGELIEITETDLAFTKEEIDVLFVDFYQVELDESQIHYVYELTEGWIIAIQMIWQQFKITGDLEVKHHLNIRSLEELFRYLALEVFSKQKEEIRQFLLATCIFEDFNSPFCNAVLKRSNSQSVIDDLLSQNLFIIPIGTKQYRYHPLFKDFLMKQLRLDKELFYEYQDGAATYFLEQENYERAIYHYQEIDENNKIGRILEETGQMLLHQGKIEAVSKMLDRLSVNVKMEFIRLWFIEGEINRYFCHYEKALTCYRQLEELAELKEDYLAGSLAHEGKAKIYLDTIQPAKADNHLSQAIALIEQEHENEERQIQLYSLMAENLVNLGKMTEAIQWLNKCKSVKEDFIKVELESRYFLRIGKLQEAKLLLENVTAQSTSENHLSQSHRETDLILSIICSFMGELDKGKRLAERAILRGTLRKSPFVEACGWIRMGHVVQLNEKYNHELAIQCYETALGLMEKIKMSRGKSEAYMGLTVLYGRAGNYEMSQKMSLMALEEPNRVKDQWLASFVYLSQSIAAIYCNELIHAKNYLHEAYKGFELCDGQYGRTVTFFWQGKVAFEEQDWVEFQLCMEKFIQFAQEYNYEFFITRKTLFGPKDLQMIIPMLIKAKELGIKAANRYLTTLGLDGLTFHPGYSIKVKTLGDFQVWLGNEKIHDRSWKREKAKELFQLLVTYKSKMLPKEEILSLLWGDLDQEAAQRDFKVALNALNKAIEPERQVRSNPFFIQREDSLYGLNREAVLEVDAEVFEATIERGLKEPGKKEAIELLTQGLTLYEGDYLPSRRYDDWCVEERERLLVLYLRGAELLAQLYIETKSYDEVIYWCESILNKDACWEEAYRLLMYAYYQKKNRAYALRIYDRCVKQLQEELGVEPIQATKQFYRKIKENLPVELGTS; via the coding sequence GTGCTAAAACGGTATCCTTTAATCAAAACGAAATTTATTCCGCCACTGATCAAAGACACGAATGTATATCGTCCAGAATTGATTAAGAAGATGCGTAGAATATTGGAAGTGCCGATCACGTTAATTCACTCTGGACCAGGCTACGGAAAAAGCTCTTCTATTGCATCTTTTCTTGAAAATCAAAAAGGTCCTTATTGCTGGTACGCGCTTTCGAAACAAGAGGATAATTTCATTCCCTTCCTTGTCCATATGATTTATGCGGTTCAGGTAAGGTATCCCAATTTTTGCAAAGGACTTCTAGAGTACATACTTAAAGAAGAAATTGATAAAGTTGAAGAGGAAATAGAGTTTTTATGTTCAGAGTTTATTAATGAATTAGTAACAATGGAAGAAGAGGTTATCATTGTTTTAGATGATATTCATTACTTAGAGGCATCTGTTACTAGCATTCAATGGTTAAGTGTATTAATTCAATACCTACCAAAAAATATCCACCTTGTTTTATGCGGCAGAATTAGACCTACTTGGGATATTTTAACGAGATTATTAGTACATGGGGAACTAATTGAAATTACTGAAACAGACCTGGCTTTTACCAAAGAGGAAATTGATGTTCTTTTCGTAGACTTTTATCAGGTTGAATTAGATGAATCGCAAATCCACTATGTATATGAATTAACAGAAGGTTGGATCATAGCGATACAGATGATATGGCAGCAATTTAAGATCACTGGTGACCTTGAGGTAAAGCACCATCTAAACATTCGATCGCTTGAAGAACTTTTTCGCTACCTAGCTTTAGAAGTATTTTCAAAGCAAAAAGAAGAAATTCGCCAGTTTCTTTTAGCTACTTGTATTTTTGAAGATTTTAATAGTCCGTTTTGTAATGCTGTTCTAAAGAGAAGTAATTCTCAAAGCGTCATTGATGATTTACTCTCTCAAAATTTGTTCATCATCCCAATTGGCACGAAACAGTATCGCTACCATCCGTTATTCAAAGATTTCTTAATGAAGCAGTTGCGACTTGATAAGGAACTTTTTTACGAATATCAAGACGGGGCGGCTACATATTTTCTAGAGCAAGAAAATTACGAACGGGCCATTTATCATTATCAAGAAATTGATGAAAATAATAAGATTGGTCGCATTTTGGAGGAAACAGGTCAAATGCTTCTCCATCAAGGGAAGATAGAGGCTGTTTCGAAGATGTTAGACAGACTATCAGTAAATGTAAAAATGGAATTTATCAGGCTCTGGTTTATTGAAGGAGAGATAAATCGCTATTTTTGCCATTACGAGAAAGCGCTTACGTGTTATCGGCAGTTAGAGGAGTTAGCTGAGTTGAAAGAGGATTATCTCGCAGGAAGTTTAGCTCATGAGGGAAAAGCAAAAATATATTTGGATACAATTCAACCAGCAAAAGCAGATAATCATTTGAGCCAAGCTATTGCTTTAATCGAGCAAGAACATGAAAACGAAGAGCGGCAAATCCAGCTGTATAGCTTAATGGCTGAAAACCTAGTTAATTTAGGGAAAATGACAGAAGCGATCCAGTGGCTTAACAAGTGTAAGTCTGTCAAAGAAGATTTCATCAAAGTAGAGTTAGAGTCCCGCTATTTTTTACGCATTGGAAAGCTGCAAGAAGCAAAACTATTGCTTGAAAATGTAACTGCTCAATCGACTTCAGAAAATCACTTATCCCAGTCTCATCGAGAAACGGATCTGATTTTATCGATCATTTGTTCTTTCATGGGCGAATTAGATAAAGGGAAGCGTTTGGCTGAACGAGCAATTTTGCGAGGGACTTTACGGAAGTCACCATTTGTAGAGGCTTGTGGTTGGATTAGGATGGGGCATGTGGTTCAGTTAAATGAGAAATACAATCATGAGCTAGCGATCCAATGTTATGAAACAGCACTTGGACTTATGGAAAAAATCAAAATGTCTAGAGGGAAGTCAGAAGCATACATGGGTTTAACGGTTTTATATGGCCGGGCAGGGAATTATGAAATGTCACAAAAAATGTCTCTTATGGCGTTAGAAGAGCCTAACCGTGTCAAGGATCAATGGCTAGCGTCATTTGTTTATCTTTCGCAAAGTATCGCTGCGATTTATTGTAATGAGTTAATTCATGCCAAAAATTATTTACATGAAGCATATAAAGGTTTTGAATTATGTGATGGACAGTATGGACGTACAGTGACATTTTTTTGGCAAGGCAAAGTAGCTTTTGAAGAGCAAGACTGGGTAGAATTTCAACTTTGCATGGAGAAATTTATTCAATTTGCTCAAGAATACAATTACGAGTTTTTCATAACTAGGAAAACATTATTCGGTCCTAAGGATCTCCAAATGATTATCCCAATGCTTATTAAAGCAAAGGAATTAGGGATAAAAGCCGCAAATCGATATCTAACGACATTGGGACTTGATGGTTTGACCTTTCATCCTGGGTACTCGATAAAGGTAAAGACATTGGGCGATTTTCAAGTGTGGTTAGGCAATGAAAAAATTCATGATCGCAGCTGGAAACGAGAGAAAGCGAAAGAATTATTTCAGTTACTTGTGACCTATAAATCTAAGATGTTACCAAAAGAGGAAATTTTATCGCTACTATGGGGGGATCTTGATCAAGAAGCAGCTCAAAGAGATTTTAAGGTTGCTCTAAATGCGCTAAACAAAGCAATTGAGCCTGAACGACAAGTGCGCAGTAATCCATTCTTTATACAGCGAGAAGACTCACTATATGGTTTAAATCGGGAAGCGGTTTTAGAAGTTGATGCGGAGGTTTTTGAAGCAACAATCGAGAGAGGTCTAAAAGAACCGGGCAAGAAAGAGGCAATTGAGTTACTAACCCAGGGATTAACTTTATACGAAGGTGATTATTTGCCGAGTCGTCGTTATGATGACTGGTGTGTCGAAGAACGAGAAAGATTACTAGTCTTGTACTTACGTGGAGCTGAGCTACTCGCCCAGCTTTACATCGAAACCAAATCGTATGACGAAGTAATTTATTGGTGTGAGTCCATCCTTAATAAAGATGCTTGCTGGGAAGAGGCTTATCGACTGTTAATGTACGCTTATTATCAAAAGAAAAATCGTGCCTACGCTTTGCGTATTTATGATCGATGCGTAAAGCAGCTTCAAGAAGAATTAGGGGTTGAACCAATCCAGGCGACAAAACAGTTTTATCGAAAAATAAAAGAAAATCTACCCGTTGAATTAGGAACAAGTTAA
- a CDS encoding 3-oxoacyl-ACP synthase, producing the protein MSKEKIGIVSTGMYVPKERMKGSEIASLSGLPIHVVTDKMGIQEKTIPGPNDHTCQMGIEASREALKKANINPEDIDLIIYIGEEHKEYPLWTAGIKLQQEIGAVNAWAFDVALRCGTTVMALKVAKAMMTSDESIRTVLLAGGYRNVDFIDYGNPRTRFMYNLSAGGGAIILQKGYEENELLETALMTDGSFSEDVVVVAGGTKHPVTEEALEKRLNYLDVLDPEGMKQRLEAKSMANFLQVIRDSLGKSGLSEADIDYLAILHMKRSAHDYVLNELKLRDDQSIYLENYGHMGQIDQILSIELALEQGKIKEGDVVVLVSAGIGYAWGATTIRWGKQH; encoded by the coding sequence GTGAGTAAGGAAAAGATAGGAATTGTCAGTACAGGCATGTATGTACCTAAAGAGCGGATGAAAGGAAGCGAGATTGCTAGTTTGTCAGGCCTACCAATCCACGTTGTTACAGATAAAATGGGTATTCAAGAAAAGACGATCCCAGGTCCAAATGATCATACCTGTCAAATGGGGATAGAGGCTAGTAGAGAAGCGTTAAAGAAAGCAAACATCAATCCAGAAGATATTGACCTCATTATTTATATCGGTGAAGAGCACAAAGAGTATCCACTCTGGACAGCGGGTATTAAGCTGCAGCAAGAGATAGGAGCTGTAAATGCTTGGGCTTTTGATGTGGCACTCCGCTGTGGCACAACAGTGATGGCTCTAAAGGTGGCAAAGGCCATGATGACCTCGGATGAGTCGATCAGAACGGTTTTGCTAGCTGGTGGGTATCGCAATGTTGATTTTATCGATTACGGAAATCCGCGAACACGGTTCATGTACAATCTTTCCGCTGGAGGAGGAGCGATCATTCTTCAAAAAGGTTACGAAGAGAACGAGCTGCTTGAAACAGCTTTAATGACGGATGGCTCTTTTTCAGAGGATGTTGTTGTAGTAGCCGGTGGTACAAAGCATCCTGTAACGGAGGAAGCACTTGAAAAGCGCTTAAATTATTTAGATGTGCTTGATCCTGAGGGAATGAAACAGCGACTTGAAGCGAAATCGATGGCAAATTTCTTACAAGTTATTCGAGATTCTCTTGGGAAAAGTGGGTTAAGCGAAGCCGACATTGATTACTTAGCGATTTTGCACATGAAGCGTTCTGCTCATGACTATGTATTAAATGAATTAAAGCTTCGTGATGACCAATCGATATATTTAGAAAATTATGGACACATGGGACAAATTGACCAAATTTTATCAATAGAATTGGCTCTCGAACAAGGGAAAATCAAAGAGGGTGATGTTGTTGTGTTAGTAAGTGCCGGAATTGGCTATGCGTGGGGCGCTACGACCATTCGTTGGGGGAAACAACATTAG
- a CDS encoding branched-chain amino acid ABC transporter permease → MSRLKQLSRFKLTLSVVAVGLLMFPFINDSRTAMIMLTKIFIFAVFAMSYDLLLGYTGIVSFGHAMYFGIGAYTVALCLKAFGPTIPVVLLAALITIVFTAIVSFLVGLLTLRLKAHFFAMLTLAVAALFLVVAEKWRSLTAGNDGFTFAIPELFRDRLTFYIVALVFMILVYLFLERFTQSPMGRVLQAIRENEARVESLGYRVMHYKITANVIAGIVAGLAGILYAMSLRFVNTSVFATELTLDALLITIIGGVGTLFGAIVGAAVIEYARHTLMDLASVHWIFGRWVILLGTVFILVVMFFPKGIVGSTKHWWEKRQMKKAKVTTSDKNFHQDVS, encoded by the coding sequence ATGAGCCGCCTAAAGCAGTTATCAAGATTTAAATTAACGTTATCAGTCGTAGCCGTTGGATTATTGATGTTTCCATTTATAAATGACTCGAGAACAGCAATGATCATGCTAACGAAAATTTTTATATTCGCTGTTTTTGCGATGAGCTATGACTTACTTTTAGGATATACCGGTATCGTTTCGTTTGGGCACGCGATGTATTTTGGGATTGGGGCTTATACGGTTGCCTTATGTTTAAAAGCATTTGGTCCAACAATCCCAGTGGTCTTACTTGCAGCACTCATTACAATCGTCTTCACGGCCATTGTTAGCTTTTTGGTCGGTCTTTTAACACTACGCTTGAAGGCGCATTTCTTTGCCATGCTAACCTTAGCCGTGGCTGCCCTATTTTTAGTTGTTGCTGAAAAATGGCGTTCGTTAACGGCAGGGAATGATGGCTTTACATTCGCTATTCCAGAACTATTTCGTGATCGTCTGACGTTTTACATTGTTGCACTCGTATTTATGATCCTTGTCTATTTATTTTTAGAGCGATTTACTCAATCACCGATGGGTCGTGTGCTACAAGCAATTCGTGAAAACGAAGCTCGTGTTGAATCGTTAGGGTATCGTGTGATGCATTATAAAATTACTGCCAATGTGATTGCAGGTATTGTCGCAGGATTAGCAGGAATTTTATATGCTATGAGCTTACGATTTGTGAATACATCAGTGTTTGCTACTGAACTGACGCTCGACGCCTTATTAATTACTATCATTGGTGGGGTCGGAACACTATTTGGTGCCATTGTTGGAGCGGCTGTTATTGAATACGCTAGGCACACGTTGATGGATTTAGCCAGCGTTCATTGGATTTTTGGTCGCTGGGTCATTCTTCTAGGGACAGTATTTATCTTAGTCGTTATGTTCTTCCCTAAGGGGATCGTAGGATCAACAAAACATTGGTGGGAAAAAAGACAGATGAAAAAAGCAAAGGTAACAACATCGGATAAAAATTTCCACCAAGATGTTTCATAG
- a CDS encoding ABC transporter ATP-binding protein — MDTILETKELTIAFGGHVAVSEVNIQIERNKLKSIIGPNGAGKTTFFNMISGQLKPTKGQVVFKGKDITKMSPTDRTRMGIGRSFQITNVFPHLTCHENVRLAVQSQKGIFYNMLSHFTSLKEVNDKATKFLETVLLDNKAQELAVNLAHGEKRKLEIAMLLALETEVLLLDEPTAGMSLEEVPMILDVIRKIRDERKRTIVLIEHKMDMIRDLSDSIMVLFHGKLLADGDPEEIMKNEQVQKAYLGGLHNDAS, encoded by the coding sequence TTGGATACGATTTTAGAAACAAAAGAGCTAACCATTGCTTTTGGCGGACATGTGGCTGTAAGTGAGGTCAATATTCAAATTGAACGAAATAAATTAAAATCGATTATTGGTCCAAATGGTGCCGGTAAAACAACATTTTTTAATATGATTAGCGGGCAATTGAAACCGACAAAAGGCCAAGTGGTATTTAAAGGAAAAGACATTACCAAGATGTCACCTACTGATCGAACGAGAATGGGAATTGGGAGATCGTTTCAGATTACAAATGTTTTTCCACACTTAACCTGTCATGAGAATGTTCGTTTAGCTGTGCAATCGCAAAAAGGAATTTTTTATAACATGCTTTCACATTTTACTAGTTTAAAAGAAGTCAACGACAAGGCAACAAAGTTTTTAGAAACGGTCTTACTAGACAATAAAGCCCAAGAGCTAGCAGTTAATTTGGCTCATGGTGAAAAGAGGAAGTTGGAAATTGCCATGCTTTTGGCGTTAGAGACAGAAGTGTTACTCCTAGATGAACCAACTGCTGGTATGTCGTTAGAAGAAGTTCCAATGATCCTCGATGTCATTCGGAAAATTCGCGACGAACGAAAACGTACGATTGTTTTAATTGAACACAAGATGGATATGATCCGTGATTTATCTGATAGCATTATGGTTTTGTTCCATGGAAAATTACTAGCTGACGGTGACCCAGAAGAAATTATGAAAAATGAGCAAGTTCAAAAAGCGTATTTAGGGGGGTTACACAATGACGCTTCTTAA